The nucleotide sequence CAAGTTCAACGCGCACGTGAGCGACGTGTGGCACATGGACTACTCCGTGCCGACCGTCGAGCAGGTCGGCGTGGTGGCGGAGCTGGTGCGCACCCGCGGCATCGACGCCGTCTACATGTGCCACTCCTGGCTGGGCTACCAGTCGGCCGAGGCGCTCAAGCGGAGGCTGCCGGGCGTGAAGACGGTGGACTACCTCCACATGAACAGCGCCTACATGAAGGAGTCCTACCGCTACTTCGACCGCTTCCTCGACATGCACATGACGTCGAGCGAGTACCTCATCGAGAAGGCGGTGAAGGCGGGCGTGAGCCGGAGCAAGCTGCGCCTCATCCGCACCGCGTGCGACGAGGAGGGCCTCTTCAACCCCGCCCGCGTGTCCGAGGGCTGGCTGTACGAGCGGCTCCGCCTGCGTCGCGGCACGCCGCTGGTGGGCTTCGTGGGCCGCCTCCACGCGGACAAGAACCCCCTCTTCCTGTCCCGCCTCCACGCCCGCATCCGCTCCCGCTGGTCCCAGCCCAACCGGCCGCTGCACTTCGTCTTCATCGGCAGCGGGCCGGAGGAGGAGCGGCTCCAGGCGCTCGTCACCGAGCAGGGCATGCACCACTTCACGCACTTCCTGCCCAGCGACACCCCCATCGCGCTGGCCATGCGGGACATGTCCCTGCTGCTGCTCGCCTCGAAAATCGAGGGCCTCCCGCTGGTCTTCTTCGAGGCCATGGCCATGGGCGTCCCCGTGGTGAGCACCTCCATCCAGGGCATCCCGGAGCTCGTCACCAGCGAGGTGGGCGCCTGCGTGCCCAACCTCAAGGACCCGGAGCGGCGCATGGAGCGGCTGAGCGACGCCGCCCTGCGCATCCTGGAGAACGACGAGCTGCGCGCCGCCATGGGCCGCCGCGCCCGCCTCCGCCTCCAGGGCGGCGGCTTCAGCCTCGCCGAGGCGAACGCCGCCTACCTCCAGGCGTTCGAGGAGCTGCTGCGCGGCTCCGCCGACGCGGCGGGCACGCTGGAGCTGGTCAAGGTCGGCTGAGCCGTCACGACGGACTGGGAGCGCGGTTCCCCGCGCTCCCAGCGACTCTCATTCCGCCGGGGGCGTGCCCGGAGGCGGCACGGCGTTCGTCCCCGGTGCGCCCTCGGGCATCACCGCGTAGCGCAGGAGCAGCACGCCGTTCTTGTAGACCTTGGTGGACAGCAGCTCCAGGCTCTGCGTCCCCCGGAGCCGCGTGACGAGGGGGATTCCCGAGCCCAGCAGCAGCGGGTTGAGCTTGATGAGCACCTCGTCGACGAGCCCCGCCTCCAGCACCTTCGACGCGAAGTCCGCGCCCCCCGCGAGGTAGAGGTCCTTGCCCGGCTGCGCCTTCAGCCGCCGGATGACGCCCAGGGCATCCTCGCCCACGAGCTTCACCCGCGGATTCGGACTCTCCTTCATCGAGCGCGAGAAGACGTACGTCTCCATCATGGGGTACGGGTCCGTCACCCCCACCTTCAGCGCCGGCTCGTAGGTGCGCCGTCCCATCAACACGGCGTCGTACGTCGCGAAGGACGCGAGGTAGTCGGTGATGTGCTCGCCATCCTTCACGAGGCGTTCCTGCAGGAAGGCCCCGTAGGTGTCGTCCTCGTGGGCGATGAAGCCATCAACGGTGGAAGCCACGTGGTACTTGAGCTTTCTCATACGAAAATCTCCAAAGGCAGCGCATGCGCCCGGCGCACCGGGCGGACGGGGTTGGGTTCGCGGCGGGGACTCGGTGAGGCTCACGCGTCCGGACGGCAGGCGACGACGCACCGCAGCGGAAATGCCGGGGCGACGAGGGCAGTCACGGAGGGAGCTGTCAGCGAGAGGAGATCATGGGACGACGCCGTGAGGCGCCGGGCGGAACATTAAGCACGCCCTCCGTACACCCGCAATGCCTCTCTTCAATGCCTGGGTTTGTTCGGCCCCAGGAGCCGCCCGGCTGGAAAATCCCGGGCTGGCTTTCCTTCAATGCACACGGGCCGTGAATATCTGCGGTGAGGGTGCGTCCAGGCATTCACGTGCACGCCTCCCTGCTCCTGGGGGGGCTGGACACCCTCTCCTCACACCCCGAAGGAACCCAGAATGACCCCGCTTGCCCGTGCAGTGATTGCCGCGTCCGTGTTCGTTGCCTCTGTCGCCTCGGCCCAGGACGTCGAGATGAACATGAACGTCCAGGTCGATGACCAGGACCTGCCCTCGGCGAACATCCAGATGAAGGGCACGGGCCCGGGTGGCGAGGAAGGCGTGGACATGAACGTCCAGGCCGGTGGCGCCCGCATGCAGATCAAGGTGCAGGGCAACGGAATGAAGAGCGAGACGAGCGAGCGCACCGAGAAGAAGGAGCACCGGGAGCGCCGCCAGGAGGTACGGCACGAGGAGCCCCGCGTGGTGCACGTCAAGACTGTCACGTCGGAGCCGGCGTTCCGCGACTGTGGCACCGGCGAGGACTCGGGCTGCACCATGAAGCGTGACGGCCAGCTGGCGATGGACGCGGAGACCTTCCGCGGCATCATGAAGTCCCTCAAGGCCGTGGGCAACGAGCTGACCCGCGAGGACATGGCGGAGAAGATGTTCAAGCGGAACTACCTCACCGCGAAGCAGTTCGGCCTGGTGCTGGACCTGTTCGAGAACGAGCTCACCCGCCTGGACGTGGCGAAGAACGCGGCGCCCCACGTGGTGAACCCGCAGCACGCGCTGGGCTTCTCCTCCAAGTGGGACAACTCGCTGAACGGCGAGGACTACGTCGAAATCATGTCCGCCCAGTAGGCGCCCGCCGCCTCCCTCGGGGGGCGGCCGCGTCACAAGGGCCGGCGGCGTTGTCCACCTCGGGGGGAGCATGGGCGCTCCCCCTCGAAAGGAGACGCCATGCGTGAGCAGGAACCCCAGCTCCCGGCCGAGGGCCGGGCACCCAGAGCCGACCCCCTCCTCCAGCAGGGCTCGACGGGCTCCGCCGTCGTCGAGCTGCAGACGCTGCTGGCGAAGGCGGGCTTCAGTCCCGGGGTGGCCGACGGAAACTTCGGGCCGATGACGAAGACGGCGGTGATGAACTTCCAGCGCGCGCGAGGGCTGGGCGCGGACGGCCTCGTCGGTCCCGCCACCTGGGCGGCGCTGAGGGCCCCCGCGCCCACGCCCGTGAGCGGGCTGCGCGAGAAGCTTGTCGCCGAGGCGCAGTGGGGCCTCTCCAATGCGGGCGGCATCCACTACCGGCAGCTGCGCCCCATGGACGGCATCAACCAGCGCCACAAGCTGCCGCTCGACACGGACTGCTCGGGCTTCGTCACGCTCTGCTACAAGTGGGCGGGCGCCGGGGACCCCAACGGCCTGGGGTTCAATGGCCAGGGGTACACGGGCACGCTGCTGGGCTACCTCACCGCCGTCACGCAGTCGCAGGTGAAGGCGGGAGACCTGGTCCTCTGGTCGCGCAATGGCGCGGGGAAGCACGTGGCCCTCGTCCTCGAGCCGGGCAGCGACCCGCTGCTCGTGTCCCACGGCGAGGAGGCGGGCCCCTACACCGTCCGCTTCTCCGCCTCCAACCGCTATCACGCGGGCGACAGCGTGCACTGGCTGAGGCTGCCCTCGGTGGACGGCACGTATCGCGAGGCGCCGTCCGAAGCACTCCGCGCGGCCAGGCCGCGTGTGGAGGCGAGCGGCCAGAGCGACGCGCCCACCGAAGCCGGGCTGGCGCGGGAGGCTGGTACCCCACCCGTCCGGCACTGACGCTCCCTGACGGAGCGGCGAAGCTCGTCTAGAGTCCGCCGCACCCATGGCCGACGGAGCCCGACACACCTCGCGCTGGAGCGACGCCCTGGGCTCGCTCTCGGCGCGGCTGCTGGTGGCGTTCCTCATCCCCACCCTGCTCTTCGTCGCGCTGGCGGGCTCGGCGGTGTACCAGCTCGCGCGCGCCATCCTGGAGGAGGAGCTGGGCACCAGCCTCTCCGCCATCGCCGCCGCCACCGCCAGCCAGGTCAACGGCGAGCGCATGCTCACCGTGGAGCCCGGCGACGACGTGACGGGCACGCGCACCTGGCGCAACCTCGTCCGGACGCTGGAGGCCGTGCGCGAGGCCAGCGGCGTGCGCCGCGTCTACGCCGTGGACGCGCAGGGCCGCGTGCGGGTGGACGTGGGCGGCGGGCTGCCGGTGGGCGTGGAGGTGCCGGAGCTGGCCCGGGACAGGCTGGAGCTGGCCCGCGTCTTCGCCGGCGAGCGCGCCGCCAGCCAGGTGCTCTTCACCGGCACCGATGGGCTCCTCTACAAGACGGGCTATGCCCCCGTGCGCCACGAGGGCCGCGTCGTGGGCGCGGTGGGCGTGGAGGGCAGCGCGGCCTTCTTCGGCCCGCTCCAGCGCCTGTCGCGCACCTTCACCACCATGGGCGCGGTGGTGCTGGCCGCGCTCGCCGTCATCGCCCTGCTCACCGCGCGCGGGCTGGCCCGTCCGCTGCGGCGGCTGATGGACTCCGCGCTGCGCATCGGCCGGGGAGACCTGACGACGCCCGTGCCGCCGGAGCCCACGCGCGAAATCGGCGTGCTGGCGCGCGAGCTGGAGGTCATGCGCGGCGCGCTGGAGAGCCGGGACAGGCAGCTCAAGATGATGCTGGCCGGCGTGGCCCACGAGGTGCGCAACCCCATTGGCGGCATCGCCCTCTTCTCCGGCATCCTCCAGGAGGACCTCCAGGCCGGCGCCCACTCCGAGGCGGGCGAGCACGTGAAGCGCATCCAGCGCGAGGTGGCCTACCTCCAGCGAATCGTGGAGGACTTCCTCGCCTTCGCCCGCGAGCAGCCGCTGGCCCGCGCGCCGGTAGGGGCCCCGGAGCTGCTCTCCAGCGCCTGTGAGCTGCTGGCCGTCGAGGCCGGTGCCCGGGGCGTCGCGGTGGAGGTGGAGGCCGCGCCCGCCGTGCTGGAGGCCGACGGCAGCCTGCTCACCGCCGCGCTGGTGAACCTGGTGAAGAACGCGGTGCAGGCGTCTCCCGAGGGAGGCAAGGTGCGCGTGTCCGGCGCCGCCGCGGACGGCCGCTACACCATCCAGGTCCGCGACGCCGGGCCCGGCGTGCCCGAGCCCGAGCGCGAGCGCATCTTCGAGCCCTTCTTCACCACGCGCGAGAAGGGCACGGGGCTGGGCCTGCCGCTGGCGCGCAAGATTGCGCTGGCGCACGGAGGCGAGCTGCGCCTCGCCTCCGCGCCGGGCGACACCACCTTCATCCTCACGCTGCCGCTGGGGAACGGGAGCGTCAGCTCGTCGCGGTGAACTGCCGCGCCATCTGCCCCACCTGCTGGGACACGGCGGACAGCGTGGCGGTGGCCTCCTGCGTGGACTCCAGGCGCTTCAGCGTGGAGTCCATGATTTGCGACAGGTCGCCAATGGCGGTGAAGATTTGTGAGAAGCCCGCGTTCTGCTGCGTCACCGCGGAGGCAATCTGCCGAGCCGCCACCGAGTTCTCCTGGGAGATGCGCGACAGCTCCCGCAGCGACTCGCCGGAAGCCTTCATCTGGTCCAGGCCGGTGCCGATGGTGTGCACGCCCTGCTCGCCCATCAGCGCCGCGTCGCGGATGCCCTGGCTGATGTCATGGAGGATGCCGCGGATGCGCCGCGTGGCCTGGATGGACTGGTCCGCCAGCCCGCGAATCTCCTTCGCCACCACCGCGAAGCCCTTGCCCTGCTCGCCCGAGCGCGCCGCCTCAATCGCCGCGTTGACGGCCAGCAGGTGCGACTGGTCGGCCAGGTCCTTCACCGTCTCGGTGATGTCGCCAATCTGCGTGGTGCTCTCCGCCAGCCGCACCAGCCGCTGCTGGATGCCGTCCACGGCGCGGCGGATGTCCGCCAGCCCGGTGACGCTCTGCTCCACCGCGGCCTCGCCCTTCTGGCCCAGCTCCTCGGCGCGGCGCGCCACCTGGAGCACGGCGTCCGCGCGGTCGGCCGCCATCAGCGAGGTGCGCTTGATTTCCTCCGACGTCACCTGCGCCTCGTGCAGCGCCGCCGCCTGCCGGACGAGGCTCGCCTGTTGCTCGTCGTTGGCCGTGCGCAGGTGGCTGCCCGCGTCGCCCAGCTGCGAGGCCGAGGCCTGCAGCGCCATGGGAAGCTGCCGCAGCTTGGCCAGCACCGTGTTCATCCCCGACGCCAGGGTGCCAATCTCGTCCGTGGACACCCACTCGGGCGACGTGGTGCGGCCATGCGCCAGCGCCTCGATTGCCACGCCCACCGCGCCGGTGCCCTGCGCCTGCCGGCGCGCGAGCATGTACGTGGTGATGGTGGGGAGGATGAGCACCAGGCCGGCCACCCACGCCATGGAGCCGACCAGCTCCGTCACCAGCGTGCCGCCCAGCAAGTCCAGCAGCTGCGAGGTGGTGATGGCCCCGTGCTCGGCCAGGTCCTCGCGCAGCAAGTCCCTCAGCCCCAGTATCTTCACCGTCATCACACACCCGCTCAGCAGCAGCGTGGAGACGATGGACGCCACGAAGGTGAAGGGCAGGAACCAGGCCTGGCGCGGCCAGAAGAAGCCGCCGCCCCGGGGGGCCACGCCCGGGTGCAGGCGATGCTCCTCCATGGCGAGCGGCACGAGCTGCTTCTCCAGGCTCAGCGCGATGGGAAACGACATCACCACGCCGAAGCAGAAGGCGATGGTGGAGCCCAGCACCACGCGCAGCACCTCCTTGTCGAACTGGAGGCACACCGGGATGCTGAAGCTCAGCCCGCCCAGCGTCCACGCCGCGTACGTGGTGAAGACGGTGCTCTGCCAGGGCAGCCGGAGGATGCGGCCCAGCCGCTCGCCGGGCCTGTCATCCGGGCGG is from Pyxidicoccus trucidator and encodes:
- a CDS encoding sensor histidine kinase; this encodes MADGARHTSRWSDALGSLSARLLVAFLIPTLLFVALAGSAVYQLARAILEEELGTSLSAIAAATASQVNGERMLTVEPGDDVTGTRTWRNLVRTLEAVREASGVRRVYAVDAQGRVRVDVGGGLPVGVEVPELARDRLELARVFAGERAASQVLFTGTDGLLYKTGYAPVRHEGRVVGAVGVEGSAAFFGPLQRLSRTFTTMGAVVLAALAVIALLTARGLARPLRRLMDSALRIGRGDLTTPVPPEPTREIGVLARELEVMRGALESRDRQLKMMLAGVAHEVRNPIGGIALFSGILQEDLQAGAHSEAGEHVKRIQREVAYLQRIVEDFLAFAREQPLARAPVGAPELLSSACELLAVEAGARGVAVEVEAAPAVLEADGSLLTAALVNLVKNAVQASPEGGKVRVSGAAADGRYTIQVRDAGPGVPEPERERIFEPFFTTREKGTGLGLPLARKIALAHGGELRLASAPGDTTFILTLPLGNGSVSSSR
- a CDS encoding peptidoglycan-binding protein translates to MREQEPQLPAEGRAPRADPLLQQGSTGSAVVELQTLLAKAGFSPGVADGNFGPMTKTAVMNFQRARGLGADGLVGPATWAALRAPAPTPVSGLREKLVAEAQWGLSNAGGIHYRQLRPMDGINQRHKLPLDTDCSGFVTLCYKWAGAGDPNGLGFNGQGYTGTLLGYLTAVTQSQVKAGDLVLWSRNGAGKHVALVLEPGSDPLLVSHGEEAGPYTVRFSASNRYHAGDSVHWLRLPSVDGTYREAPSEALRAARPRVEASGQSDAPTEAGLAREAGTPPVRH
- a CDS encoding DUF4476 domain-containing protein yields the protein MTPLARAVIAASVFVASVASAQDVEMNMNVQVDDQDLPSANIQMKGTGPGGEEGVDMNVQAGGARMQIKVQGNGMKSETSERTEKKEHRERRQEVRHEEPRVVHVKTVTSEPAFRDCGTGEDSGCTMKRDGQLAMDAETFRGIMKSLKAVGNELTREDMAEKMFKRNYLTAKQFGLVLDLFENELTRLDVAKNAAPHVVNPQHALGFSSKWDNSLNGEDYVEIMSAQ
- a CDS encoding methyl-accepting chemotaxis protein, coding for MDNLDEKVIGEFAKRGALTFISWVALPGLNCAYLIALSMGLNSEEGLWATTRIAPALIFFFGTVYPYVALRVLASRALRHRPDDRPGERLGRILRLPWQSTVFTTYAAWTLGGLSFSIPVCLQFDKEVLRVVLGSTIAFCFGVVMSFPIALSLEKQLVPLAMEEHRLHPGVAPRGGGFFWPRQAWFLPFTFVASIVSTLLLSGCVMTVKILGLRDLLREDLAEHGAITTSQLLDLLGGTLVTELVGSMAWVAGLVLILPTITTYMLARRQAQGTGAVGVAIEALAHGRTTSPEWVSTDEIGTLASGMNTVLAKLRQLPMALQASASQLGDAGSHLRTANDEQQASLVRQAAALHEAQVTSEEIKRTSLMAADRADAVLQVARRAEELGQKGEAAVEQSVTGLADIRRAVDGIQQRLVRLAESTTQIGDITETVKDLADQSHLLAVNAAIEAARSGEQGKGFAVVAKEIRGLADQSIQATRRIRGILHDISQGIRDAALMGEQGVHTIGTGLDQMKASGESLRELSRISQENSVAARQIASAVTQQNAGFSQIFTAIGDLSQIMDSTLKRLESTQEATATLSAVSQQVGQMARQFTATS
- a CDS encoding dihydrofolate reductase family protein gives rise to the protein MRKLKYHVASTVDGFIAHEDDTYGAFLQERLVKDGEHITDYLASFATYDAVLMGRRTYEPALKVGVTDPYPMMETYVFSRSMKESPNPRVKLVGEDALGVIRRLKAQPGKDLYLAGGADFASKVLEAGLVDEVLIKLNPLLLGSGIPLVTRLRGTQSLELLSTKVYKNGVLLLRYAVMPEGAPGTNAVPPPGTPPAE